One stretch of Rosistilla oblonga DNA includes these proteins:
- a CDS encoding DUF4105 domain-containing protein, whose protein sequence is MTCAATSAIYVPMRQRLNATNLLLLQTLCLIGGASGCGVLRGDVPATEIAESLPTPAKLVIDLASMEGPSQRRDWRPELSVLPYAEFDDEDDSVIVHNVRQCRWRSSDDYDVKHNDWKFRWEDVQGVDFIVVPFQDTPMLAHTMLSFDLGDDRHMALSIEARLEAGETYSPIAGVARQFDLMYILGDETDLLGIRAEVRRNDIFLYRSKATPQQSAQILRSVLERCNQLVQTPEFYDSLRNSCATNVADHIAPFAPASLATDWRLMLPGHSDKLAYDLKLIDNSKPFEQVRREAFVSLKARQHLGSKDFSRLIRE, encoded by the coding sequence TTGACATGCGCTGCCACTTCGGCGATCTATGTCCCGATGCGGCAACGGCTTAACGCAACGAATCTGCTCCTGCTCCAAACGCTCTGCCTGATCGGCGGGGCGAGCGGTTGTGGCGTGTTGCGCGGTGACGTACCAGCCACCGAGATCGCCGAGAGCCTGCCGACGCCAGCAAAACTTGTGATCGACCTCGCCTCGATGGAAGGTCCTTCGCAGCGTCGCGATTGGCGTCCCGAATTAAGCGTGTTGCCCTACGCGGAATTCGACGACGAAGACGATAGCGTGATCGTCCACAACGTCCGCCAGTGCCGCTGGCGTTCGAGCGATGATTACGACGTCAAACACAACGACTGGAAGTTCCGCTGGGAAGACGTCCAAGGGGTCGACTTTATCGTCGTGCCGTTTCAAGACACGCCGATGCTAGCCCATACGATGCTCAGCTTCGATCTCGGGGATGATCGCCACATGGCACTCAGCATCGAAGCCCGTTTGGAAGCGGGCGAGACGTATTCACCGATCGCTGGCGTAGCGCGACAGTTCGACCTGATGTACATCCTTGGTGACGAAACCGATCTGCTGGGCATACGTGCCGAGGTTCGCCGGAACGACATCTTCCTCTATCGATCCAAAGCGACGCCGCAGCAATCGGCGCAGATCTTGCGAAGCGTCTTAGAACGCTGCAATCAGCTGGTGCAAACGCCCGAGTTCTACGACTCGCTGCGAAACAGTTGTGCGACCAACGTCGCCGACCACATCGCCCCCTTCGCTCCTGCAAGCCTGGCGACCGATTGGCGATTGATGCTCCCCGGGCACAGCGACAAGCTCGCCTACGATCTGAAACTCATCGACAACTCCAAACCGTTCGAACAGGTCCGCCGCGAGGCCTTTGTCAGCCTCAAGGCTCGCCAACACCTCGGTTCGAAAGACTTCTCACGGCTGATTCGCGAGTAA